The Paraburkholderia sabiae genome includes a region encoding these proteins:
- a CDS encoding glycosyl transferase family protein, translated as MQTNILWTVYLTGLNAVALVVACIIFISTIDDLMLDGFFWITTLKRKIRGEQKQTVNPPMLRQLTEQHFAIMVPAWKEYDVIAKMVENTLSTIEYEHYTIFVGTYHNDPETTAEVERMIRRFPGRVTRATVLNDGPTCKADCLNWIIAAILRYEETHRIRFAGVIMHDCEDVIHPIELKYFNYAIERHDLVQLPVLSLPRKWNEFVAGTYMDDFSETHQKDIPTRERLTGVVPGAGVASCYSRRAIETAMKLRGGSPFNTDSLTEDYDFSFRLREMGMTETFAHFSISGESSDAIGEDGKANPKEKVELLATREYFPDTFRTAYRQRARWILGIAFQGWEQLGWKGNLRTRYMFFRDRKGMVTSVVSVIAYVVLVNFLALAGLQAAGQEVFVDARLAMATDYLYPLLSINAVLLILRVWERYYFVAKLNGRLQGLLAIPRIIVNNLINFCAVCRAWKIYIRHLITGKAIAWDKTAHTFLSNEAMGKSRRRLGEILIEWGALTQEKLEYILTVQGQCGRKLGELLIEHAYVMADTLADALAEQSELPRVSLANVAVDLCSGVLPYELQHAFGIVPFSIAEDGTLNCAIGCPLTADEQAIVRRGAGTKVAYFIAADAELRSQLRKHNRYDELERARAQVLPFIDPKVSHGPGVA; from the coding sequence ATGCAAACGAATATTCTTTGGACTGTGTACCTGACCGGGCTCAACGCAGTTGCGCTTGTAGTCGCGTGCATCATTTTCATCAGTACGATCGACGATCTGATGCTAGACGGGTTCTTCTGGATCACCACGTTGAAGCGCAAGATTCGCGGCGAACAAAAACAGACCGTCAATCCGCCGATGCTTCGGCAACTCACCGAGCAGCACTTCGCGATCATGGTGCCCGCGTGGAAGGAATACGACGTGATCGCCAAAATGGTCGAGAACACCTTGTCGACCATCGAATACGAGCACTACACGATCTTCGTCGGCACTTACCACAACGATCCGGAAACGACAGCCGAAGTCGAGCGCATGATCCGCCGCTTTCCCGGGCGCGTCACGCGTGCAACCGTTCTGAACGATGGTCCGACGTGCAAGGCCGATTGCCTGAACTGGATCATCGCGGCCATTCTGCGTTACGAGGAAACCCATCGCATCCGCTTCGCAGGCGTGATCATGCACGATTGCGAAGATGTCATTCACCCCATCGAATTGAAGTACTTCAACTACGCGATCGAGCGTCACGATCTCGTGCAACTTCCCGTTCTCTCGCTTCCGCGCAAATGGAACGAATTTGTAGCGGGAACTTACATGGACGATTTCAGCGAGACGCATCAGAAAGATATACCGACGCGCGAACGGCTGACAGGTGTTGTCCCCGGCGCAGGAGTCGCGTCGTGCTATAGCCGGCGTGCGATCGAAACAGCGATGAAACTGCGCGGCGGCTCGCCCTTCAACACGGATTCGCTAACGGAAGACTACGACTTCAGTTTCCGTCTGCGTGAAATGGGCATGACGGAAACATTCGCGCATTTCTCCATTTCCGGAGAGTCGAGCGATGCAATCGGAGAAGATGGCAAAGCGAATCCAAAAGAGAAAGTCGAACTACTTGCGACGCGCGAGTACTTTCCCGATACCTTTAGAACCGCCTACCGACAGCGCGCCCGCTGGATTCTCGGTATCGCGTTCCAGGGATGGGAACAACTCGGCTGGAAAGGCAATCTGCGCACCCGTTATATGTTCTTTCGCGATCGCAAGGGAATGGTCACGTCGGTCGTTTCAGTGATCGCGTATGTCGTATTGGTCAATTTCCTCGCACTTGCCGGGTTGCAGGCGGCAGGTCAGGAAGTCTTCGTCGATGCACGGCTGGCGATGGCCACCGACTATCTCTATCCGCTGCTGTCGATCAATGCCGTTTTGCTGATCTTGCGCGTATGGGAACGGTATTACTTCGTCGCAAAGCTGAATGGGCGACTACAGGGCCTGCTTGCGATACCGCGCATCATCGTCAATAACCTGATCAATTTCTGCGCCGTATGCCGCGCATGGAAGATCTATATCCGGCACCTGATAACGGGCAAAGCGATCGCGTGGGACAAAACGGCCCACACGTTTCTCTCGAATGAAGCAATGGGGAAATCTCGTCGGCGTCTGGGCGAGATTCTGATCGAATGGGGCGCGCTAACTCAGGAAAAGCTCGAGTACATTCTGACCGTGCAAGGCCAGTGCGGCAGAAAGCTCGGCGAACTCCTTATCGAGCATGCGTATGTGATGGCCGACACGCTCGCCGACGCCCTTGCTGAGCAATCGGAACTTCCGCGCGTCAGCCTCGCGAATGTCGCCGTCGATCTCTGCTCGGGCGTTTTGCCTTACGAGCTTCAGCACGCCTTCGGCATCGTTCCGTTCTCGATCGCCGAAGACGGGACGCTCAATTGCGCGATCGGCTGCCCGTTGACTGCCGACGAACAGGCGATCGTCCGACGCGGCGCCGGTACCAAAGTGGCCTACTTCATCGCCGCCGATGCGGAATTGAGAAGCCAACTGCGCAAGCACAATCGCTACGATGAACTCGAACGGGCACGCGCACAGGTTCTGCCGTTTATCGATCCGAAGGTCAGTCACGGACCGGGGGTCGCATGA
- a CDS encoding helix-turn-helix transcriptional regulator: MVRQRNVLSRPFLSSVASAELNLPRPEETTMRRLSDAILSIYKASKSSTQTEFLAHAFQIIGEYVPYDRIHWRAGVVGDAGLTIYTLGAFTAPRVSERNPIDVSHVKGSESILLPRISCPPDESTHDRDEFDHLANTIAVWYRFGERADTPTVTSGLRFANLSFFVLSLQRDGPSSSFTDNDREIVQTLHDHISEAWGTNATDRLERFLHVQHEQEGAGAIVTASGIVLFADDRFVQHVATRWPRPVDAHLPDPLRLALIAGKTYFVENAHRYRIMRDGPIACICAHPRRAVDSLTARELQVAQHIALGLTHKEIARLLGISPSTVRKQIVSIHERMGVRNNAELAAQLGPGISP; the protein is encoded by the coding sequence TTGGTCCGACAGCGCAATGTACTGTCACGCCCATTTTTGTCCAGTGTTGCTTCTGCGGAATTAAACCTGCCGCGACCCGAGGAGACGACAATGAGACGGCTAAGCGACGCGATACTGTCTATCTATAAAGCGTCGAAAAGTAGTACTCAAACTGAATTCCTGGCTCACGCATTCCAGATCATTGGCGAATACGTACCTTATGACCGTATTCACTGGCGTGCCGGAGTCGTGGGCGACGCGGGCCTGACCATTTACACGCTCGGAGCGTTCACAGCGCCTCGCGTTTCCGAACGCAATCCGATCGATGTCAGTCATGTCAAAGGCAGCGAATCTATCCTGCTACCGCGCATCAGTTGCCCGCCGGACGAGAGTACACATGATCGCGACGAGTTCGATCATCTCGCGAATACGATCGCTGTCTGGTATCGCTTCGGAGAACGTGCGGACACGCCTACCGTCACAAGCGGTCTTCGTTTTGCGAACCTGTCGTTCTTCGTCCTCTCGCTGCAACGCGATGGTCCTTCGTCTTCATTCACGGACAACGATCGCGAGATCGTGCAGACGTTGCACGATCACATCAGCGAGGCTTGGGGAACAAATGCCACCGACAGGCTAGAGCGCTTTCTGCATGTCCAGCACGAACAGGAAGGCGCCGGTGCAATCGTCACCGCGAGCGGCATCGTATTGTTTGCCGACGATCGCTTCGTGCAGCACGTCGCCACGCGATGGCCGAGGCCCGTGGACGCGCATCTTCCTGATCCGCTCCGCCTCGCATTGATTGCAGGAAAAACGTACTTCGTCGAAAACGCTCACAGATATCGCATCATGCGCGACGGACCGATCGCGTGTATCTGCGCGCATCCGAGACGAGCCGTCGATTCACTGACCGCGCGCGAATTGCAGGTCGCACAGCACATTGCGCTCGGCCTCACTCATAAGGAAATAGCGCGACTACTCGGTATTTCTCCGAGTACTGTCAGAAAACAGATCGTCTCGATACACGAGCGTATGGGCGTGCGCAACAACGCGGAACTTGCGGCTCAGCTGGGTCCGGGGATTAGTCCATAG
- the glmS gene encoding glutamine--fructose-6-phosphate transaminase (isomerizing) encodes MCGIVGAVSQRNVVPMLIEGLRRLEYRGYDSCGIAVHRTGKPRRARCTARVNSLARTISDIHLEGSLGIAHTRWATHGAPATMNAHPIFSRDLIAIVHNGIIENHESLKAMLLGQGYEFQTETDTEVIAHLVHSFYDGDLLAAVMRSTHMFRGTYAIAAFSNSEPGRMVGAREGSPLVAGLGETETFLASDALALAGYTNRFVFLEDGDVVDLRPGHVTVFDQNRRNVERPNRLIEQSLEDTSLGSFSHYMQKEIFEQPLAITNTLSNITSLDPSIFEDANRSTFEKVEKVLLLGCGTSHHAGLVARQWFESIARVPAQAEIASEFRYREQCHDPRTLVVPVSQSGETADTLAALKYAQTMGLDNTLAIGNVANSAMMRAARSRFQTRAGVEIGVASSKAFTTQLVALFLLAATLGRVRGTLSSQQETSYLQQLHKLPIACRAVLAQEPQVIAWANEISAHDNAFYLGRGIHFPIAMEGALKLKEIAYIHAEAYAAGELKHGPLALITPDTPAVVSAPNDALIDKLKSNMQEVRARGGKLFVLTDSGSEIASGAGIRTLETGAHFGLLSPIVHVLPMQLLAYHSGCARHTDIDKPRNLAKSVTVE; translated from the coding sequence ATGTGCGGAATCGTAGGAGCCGTGTCGCAGCGGAATGTTGTACCGATGCTGATCGAGGGACTACGCCGGCTGGAGTACCGAGGCTATGACTCGTGTGGTATAGCGGTTCACCGGACGGGCAAGCCAAGACGTGCGCGATGTACCGCGCGCGTCAATTCGCTCGCGAGAACGATTTCAGATATTCATCTGGAAGGGTCGCTTGGTATTGCGCATACGCGTTGGGCGACGCACGGAGCGCCTGCAACGATGAACGCGCATCCGATCTTTTCGCGGGATCTGATCGCGATCGTCCACAACGGAATCATCGAGAACCACGAATCGCTCAAGGCGATGTTGTTGGGCCAAGGCTACGAATTTCAGACGGAGACGGATACGGAGGTCATCGCGCATCTCGTGCACTCGTTCTATGACGGCGATCTGCTCGCCGCAGTGATGCGCTCGACTCACATGTTTCGCGGCACGTATGCGATCGCGGCGTTCAGCAATAGCGAACCGGGCCGCATGGTCGGGGCGAGGGAAGGCTCGCCGTTGGTGGCGGGGCTAGGTGAGACGGAGACATTTCTCGCGTCGGATGCGCTGGCGTTGGCGGGTTACACGAATCGCTTCGTCTTTCTCGAGGATGGCGACGTCGTCGACTTGAGGCCGGGTCATGTGACCGTATTTGATCAGAACCGGCGCAACGTGGAGCGACCGAACCGGCTGATCGAGCAATCGCTTGAAGACACGTCTCTCGGATCGTTTTCTCACTACATGCAGAAAGAGATCTTCGAGCAGCCGCTTGCGATCACCAATACTTTGAGCAATATCACATCGCTTGATCCTTCTATTTTCGAGGACGCCAACCGTTCGACCTTCGAGAAAGTCGAGAAAGTTCTTCTGCTGGGATGTGGGACGAGCCACCATGCGGGGCTGGTCGCGCGTCAGTGGTTTGAGAGTATCGCGAGAGTACCGGCTCAGGCCGAGATTGCCAGCGAATTCCGCTATCGTGAACAGTGCCACGATCCGCGAACACTTGTCGTGCCGGTGTCACAGTCCGGCGAGACGGCTGACACGCTCGCGGCATTGAAGTACGCGCAGACGATGGGCCTCGACAATACGCTTGCAATCGGCAACGTCGCGAACAGTGCGATGATGCGGGCGGCGCGAAGCCGCTTTCAGACGAGGGCGGGCGTTGAAATAGGCGTGGCTTCGTCGAAGGCATTCACGACGCAGCTGGTTGCGCTGTTCCTTCTCGCGGCGACATTGGGGCGAGTGCGCGGCACGTTGTCGTCACAGCAGGAGACGAGCTATCTGCAGCAATTGCACAAATTGCCGATAGCGTGTCGTGCAGTGCTCGCGCAGGAACCGCAAGTGATCGCGTGGGCAAACGAGATCAGTGCGCACGACAACGCCTTCTATCTGGGCCGCGGCATACATTTTCCAATCGCAATGGAAGGCGCACTGAAGCTCAAGGAAATTGCCTATATCCATGCCGAAGCGTACGCCGCCGGAGAACTCAAGCATGGACCATTGGCGCTAATCACGCCCGACACGCCGGCCGTGGTCTCCGCACCGAACGACGCGCTGATCGACAAACTGAAATCGAATATGCAGGAAGTACGCGCGCGTGGCGGCAAGCTGTTCGTGCTTACCGACAGCGGAAGCGAAATTGCAAGCGGCGCAGGGATAAGAACGCTCGAAACAGGCGCGCACTTCGGACTGCTTTCTCCAATCGTCCATGTGCTGCCGATGCAATTGCTCGCTTATCACAGTGGGTGCGCGAGACATACCGACATAGACAAACCGCGCAATCTCGCCAAGTCGGTGACGGTGGAATAA
- a CDS encoding bacteriophage N4 adsorption protein A produces MNTARRTQFTPARFPLGRAAAVLVCLTFCGVDAYAQPKLSPRAYRLADAAYASIANGNLPRAESYAERAWKVQPGSEQLGLLLLDVYVREGKTPEADALAEKLLQQFPDSPQVLAQNGFLAQRQQRSQMAFRYLSAALEKGTWTSEQQRTLRLAWADSALAAERPDEAEKALGPLTDESDVGVQLRLAQTRLIEGKRQAAVSAAQAALDHATTDVDRKYAQAIIDQAHNAEAEEAQANARAHLQAAYDLLRERKDSQALEEFQAGFDAGAGNAGNYADAAYAAKRTFDNDRSVKLFEQSLDADDKEHEFDQQRRFGYKREVEQLEREWGFQLSLPYQTAAFGPEGTVDVLQPGFEAYWQPPKIGYRDGRILQFFVRGYGTAYDGSGNVTGAPTVQGSVGARYKPLPSQNLVVTGERLFKIGSLSTNDFLFRLGYSSEDGTDLRVTEPSWRSWQAYIEGAYFVNAGRYIIYTELRYGHTWRVSPISEKLTVYPHIALAGDHDNKATDQTAIGIGPGVQFRFWFRESKYRAPASWADITVQYRVPLTSAARARGLVVRATLWF; encoded by the coding sequence ATGAATACGGCCAGGCGCACTCAATTCACTCCTGCACGTTTCCCGCTTGGCCGTGCGGCTGCTGTGCTTGTCTGCCTCACGTTTTGCGGCGTCGATGCCTATGCACAGCCCAAACTTTCGCCCCGTGCGTACCGGCTCGCCGACGCGGCGTATGCTTCCATCGCCAATGGCAATCTTCCCCGCGCCGAAAGCTATGCGGAGCGGGCATGGAAAGTACAGCCGGGCAGCGAACAACTCGGCTTGCTGCTCCTCGACGTGTACGTTCGTGAGGGTAAAACACCCGAAGCAGATGCCCTCGCCGAAAAGCTGCTGCAGCAGTTTCCCGACAGTCCACAGGTGCTGGCGCAAAACGGCTTTCTCGCGCAGCGCCAGCAGCGCAGTCAGATGGCATTCAGGTATCTCTCGGCGGCGCTAGAGAAAGGAACCTGGACAAGCGAACAGCAGAGAACCTTGCGTTTGGCATGGGCCGATAGCGCACTGGCCGCCGAGCGTCCCGACGAGGCAGAAAAAGCACTCGGGCCGCTGACCGACGAGTCCGACGTAGGCGTCCAGTTGCGACTCGCCCAGACGCGGTTGATCGAAGGCAAGCGCCAGGCCGCCGTTTCTGCGGCGCAAGCGGCACTCGACCACGCAACGACGGACGTTGACCGCAAATACGCACAGGCGATCATCGATCAGGCTCACAACGCCGAAGCCGAAGAGGCGCAAGCGAACGCACGCGCTCATCTGCAGGCCGCCTACGACCTGTTGCGTGAGCGCAAGGATTCACAGGCGCTCGAAGAATTCCAGGCCGGCTTCGATGCGGGCGCAGGCAACGCGGGAAATTATGCCGACGCTGCCTACGCTGCGAAGCGAACCTTCGATAACGACCGCTCCGTCAAGCTCTTCGAGCAAAGCCTCGACGCCGACGACAAGGAGCACGAGTTCGACCAGCAGCGGCGCTTCGGGTACAAACGCGAAGTCGAGCAACTGGAAAGAGAATGGGGATTCCAGCTCAGTTTGCCGTATCAGACGGCCGCATTCGGGCCTGAAGGAACGGTAGACGTATTGCAGCCGGGTTTCGAAGCGTACTGGCAGCCGCCGAAAATAGGCTATCGCGATGGACGCATTCTCCAGTTTTTCGTGCGCGGCTACGGCACTGCCTATGACGGCTCCGGCAACGTGACGGGTGCGCCGACGGTTCAAGGCTCGGTCGGCGCACGCTATAAGCCGCTCCCATCGCAAAACCTCGTGGTGACGGGCGAGCGGCTGTTCAAGATCGGCAGTCTCTCGACGAACGATTTTCTATTCCGGCTCGGCTATTCATCCGAAGACGGTACTGACCTGCGCGTGACAGAACCTAGCTGGCGAAGCTGGCAGGCTTATATAGAAGGCGCGTATTTCGTCAACGCAGGCCGCTACATCATTTATACGGAATTGCGCTATGGGCACACATGGCGCGTCTCGCCCATCAGCGAAAAACTCACCGTCTATCCGCACATCGCACTCGCCGGCGATCACGACAACAAGGCCACCGATCAGACAGCGATCGGCATCGGACCCGGCGTGCAATTTCGTTTCTGGTTCCGCGAATCCAAATATCGCGCCCCGGCAAGCTGGGCAGATATCACCGTGCAGTATCGCGTCCCGTTGACGTCGGCAGCCCGCGCTCGCGGTCTCGTCGTGCGTGCCACCTTATGGTTCTGA
- a CDS encoding methyltransferase, translating into MTRTPDNEQQAPRADQVADTAPSPEHILQVAMGFWASKTLLSAVELQLFTHLARGPQDAQQLATALELHPRSALDFLDALVALKVLDRVDGVYSNTRDADIFLDQAKPAYVGGLLEMANSRLYPFWGSLTEALRTGEPQNEAKQGGNVFEAIYRDEARLRTFLHAMSGVSLGAARAIAQQFPWQNYRTFVDIGAAQGALPVQIALAHPHLTGGGFDLPPVGPVFEEYVASQGLQERLRFHPGNFFDDPCPTADVLVMGHILHNWDLDQKRALLRKCHDALPDGGCLIVYDAMIDDERRHNAFGLLMSLNMLIETRGGFDYTGAQCIDWMREAGFRDVRVERLVGPDSMAIGIK; encoded by the coding sequence ATGACACGGACACCCGACAACGAGCAGCAGGCGCCGCGCGCCGATCAGGTCGCAGACACGGCGCCTTCGCCCGAGCACATTCTTCAGGTGGCCATGGGCTTCTGGGCATCGAAGACCTTGCTCTCGGCGGTGGAACTGCAATTGTTCACGCATCTCGCGCGCGGCCCGCAGGACGCGCAGCAACTCGCGACGGCGCTGGAACTGCACCCGCGATCGGCACTCGATTTTCTGGACGCGCTGGTTGCGCTGAAGGTGCTGGACCGCGTCGACGGCGTCTACAGCAATACGCGCGACGCGGACATTTTTCTCGATCAGGCGAAGCCGGCCTATGTCGGCGGGTTGCTCGAAATGGCGAACTCGCGGCTCTATCCGTTCTGGGGTTCGCTCACGGAAGCGTTGCGCACCGGCGAGCCGCAGAACGAAGCGAAGCAGGGCGGCAATGTCTTCGAGGCGATCTATCGCGACGAAGCGCGGCTGCGCACGTTCCTGCACGCGATGAGCGGCGTCAGTCTCGGCGCCGCGCGCGCCATCGCGCAGCAGTTTCCGTGGCAAAACTACCGTACGTTCGTCGACATCGGCGCAGCTCAGGGTGCGTTGCCGGTGCAGATCGCGCTCGCGCATCCGCATCTGACGGGCGGCGGCTTCGACTTGCCGCCGGTGGGGCCCGTGTTCGAGGAGTACGTCGCGTCGCAAGGTTTGCAGGAGCGGTTGCGCTTCCACCCAGGCAATTTTTTCGACGATCCCTGTCCGACCGCCGACGTGCTCGTCATGGGCCACATCCTGCACAACTGGGATCTCGACCAGAAGCGCGCGTTGCTGAGGAAATGTCACGACGCGCTGCCCGATGGCGGCTGCCTGATCGTCTACGACGCGATGATCGACGACGAGCGCCGGCACAATGCGTTCGGCCTGTTGATGAGCCTGAACATGCTGATCGAGACGCGCGGCGGCTTCGACTACACGGGCGCGCAGTGCATCGATTGGATGCGCGAGGCGGGCTTCAGGGACGTGCGTGTCGAGCGGCTGGTGGGTCCTGACTCGATGGCGATCGGCATCAAGTAG
- the wecB gene encoding non-hydrolyzing UDP-N-acetylglucosamine 2-epimerase, translating into MKKVLTVFGTRPEAIKMAPLVHKLRETPCFDVEVCVTGQHREMLDQVLDLFDISPDYDLDIMRKRQSLTEITSDILNNIGEVYDSAKPEIVLVHGDTTTTLAASLAAFYRHIKVGHVEAGLRTGNIWSPWPEEFNRKLCDAVSSWHFVPTVRARDNLLAEGAAAEQIVLTGNTVIDALLGVREKIDNDSALANEISQRFPGIDWSRRLILVTGHRRESFGEPFHKFCAALRILAQSYPDVQIVYPVHLNPNVREPAEQILGGSQNIYLTEPQDYLPFVFLMSRSYLVITDSGGVQEEAPSLGKPVLVTRDTTERPEAIEAGTAKLVGTDIGRILTEASTLLDNEHAYRSMACATNPYGDGRACSRIVAALEDVPLRSPIEVSIAPTLVDVLAIAPAKPLNGEHLAEILDSEIKVPRVDRLDSTTGIDLSLDDVDSIKVRPD; encoded by the coding sequence ATGAAGAAAGTGTTGACGGTATTCGGCACCCGGCCCGAAGCGATCAAGATGGCGCCGCTCGTTCACAAGCTGCGAGAGACGCCCTGCTTCGACGTCGAGGTGTGTGTAACCGGACAGCATCGCGAGATGCTCGATCAGGTTCTCGATCTGTTCGATATATCGCCAGACTACGATCTGGACATCATGCGCAAGCGGCAATCGCTGACGGAGATCACATCGGATATCCTCAATAACATCGGCGAGGTTTACGACTCGGCGAAGCCCGAGATCGTGCTCGTACACGGCGATACGACCACGACACTCGCGGCGAGTCTTGCGGCGTTCTATCGGCACATCAAGGTCGGCCATGTCGAAGCCGGCTTGCGGACGGGGAATATCTGGTCCCCGTGGCCCGAAGAATTCAACCGCAAGCTGTGCGACGCCGTTTCAAGCTGGCATTTCGTGCCAACGGTACGTGCACGCGACAACCTGCTGGCTGAAGGCGCAGCCGCAGAACAGATCGTTTTGACAGGCAACACGGTGATCGATGCGCTACTCGGCGTACGAGAAAAAATAGACAACGATAGCGCGCTTGCAAACGAGATATCACAACGATTCCCCGGCATAGACTGGTCGCGTCGTCTGATTCTCGTCACAGGTCATCGCCGTGAAAGTTTTGGAGAACCATTTCATAAGTTCTGTGCGGCGCTACGCATCCTTGCACAATCTTATCCAGACGTGCAGATCGTGTATCCCGTTCACCTCAATCCCAACGTTCGCGAGCCGGCGGAGCAGATTCTTGGCGGCTCGCAGAACATCTATCTGACCGAACCGCAGGACTACTTGCCCTTTGTCTTCCTCATGTCGCGCTCATACCTGGTCATCACCGATTCGGGCGGCGTTCAGGAGGAAGCCCCTTCTCTCGGCAAGCCGGTACTCGTCACGCGCGATACCACGGAACGTCCCGAAGCCATAGAAGCCGGAACCGCAAAACTGGTAGGCACGGACATCGGCCGGATTCTCACGGAAGCATCGACGCTGCTCGACAACGAACACGCTTACCGCAGCATGGCCTGCGCAACGAACCCGTATGGCGACGGCCGGGCGTGCTCGCGAATCGTGGCGGCTCTCGAAGACGTGCCCCTGCGCAGCCCCATCGAAGTGTCGATTGCTCCGACACTCGTCGATGTGCTCGCAATCGCACCTGCCAAGCCTCTCAACGGCGAACACCTCGCGGAGATCCTGGATTCAGAGATCAAGGTTCCGCGCGTAGACAGATTGGACAGCACGACTGGAATCGACTTGTCGCTCGACGACGTCGACAGCATCAAAGTGCGCCCCGATTAA
- a CDS encoding multicopper oxidase family protein gives MSSTLAYRNGVAALLLLLFALPSFAQSFRVQCPPTTTLHPKALPAGAGEPAYTGPSVTGQTSQPTGVTNGAIKCQQISGGDGYATMADGTQTYLFAFGPLSGLSDIRKGLPGTEFASVFNVVGTAADPNYNGAVGLVPDPESTPPGQLTGHVDPRQIMDVGVMNGNMPAPTMAIDEDDEFFLTLTNVGMIMRPDLFEQHTVHFHGYPNASAFYDGVPDASVAINIGASFTYYYLAPDAGTYFWHCHITPPEHLQMGMVGQIFVRPRQNRVSSGTLYNALLQQQKDLRTACGNDILCSTPLPQQNGMMHAKNKSGTPTLYAYNDGDGSTAYDVEYPVQIHGFDPNFHFVGMTFNPEPFTDMKDKYFLLNGRSYPDTVAQGPMQTPVADGSQHMSQPLPALINVPAGGRVLLRISDLDTSEFQTLASLGIPMHVIGVNARLLRDLAGNDMTYLTNSITLGGGESIDVILDASDTSRYTPGSIFYLYTPNLDHLSNDAENFGGLMTEVHICHAVDPSTKSCT, from the coding sequence ATGTCCAGCACCCTCGCATACCGCAACGGCGTGGCGGCGCTGTTGCTGCTGCTGTTTGCGTTGCCGTCGTTCGCTCAGTCGTTCCGGGTGCAATGTCCACCCACGACGACCTTGCACCCGAAGGCTCTGCCGGCAGGCGCGGGTGAGCCTGCCTACACGGGCCCGTCCGTCACCGGTCAGACTTCGCAGCCGACGGGCGTCACCAACGGTGCGATCAAGTGCCAGCAGATTTCGGGCGGCGACGGTTACGCGACGATGGCGGACGGCACGCAGACCTATCTGTTCGCGTTCGGCCCGTTGTCCGGTCTCTCCGATATCCGGAAGGGCTTGCCCGGCACCGAGTTCGCGTCGGTGTTCAACGTGGTCGGCACGGCCGCCGATCCGAACTACAACGGCGCAGTCGGCCTCGTGCCCGACCCGGAATCGACGCCGCCCGGACAGTTGACGGGTCACGTCGATCCGCGCCAGATCATGGACGTGGGCGTGATGAACGGCAACATGCCCGCGCCGACGATGGCCATCGACGAAGACGACGAGTTCTTCCTCACGCTGACCAACGTCGGCATGATCATGCGGCCCGACCTGTTCGAGCAGCACACGGTGCACTTCCACGGTTATCCGAATGCATCGGCGTTCTACGACGGTGTGCCCGACGCGTCGGTCGCGATCAACATCGGCGCGAGCTTCACCTATTACTATCTCGCGCCCGACGCCGGCACCTACTTCTGGCACTGCCACATCACGCCGCCGGAACACCTGCAGATGGGCATGGTCGGCCAGATTTTCGTGAGGCCGCGCCAGAACCGCGTGTCGAGCGGCACGCTCTACAACGCGTTGCTTCAGCAGCAGAAGGATCTGCGCACCGCGTGCGGCAACGACATCCTGTGTTCGACGCCGCTGCCGCAGCAAAACGGCATGATGCACGCGAAGAACAAGAGCGGCACGCCGACGCTGTATGCGTACAACGACGGCGACGGCTCGACCGCCTATGACGTCGAGTATCCCGTGCAGATTCACGGCTTCGATCCGAACTTCCACTTCGTGGGCATGACGTTCAATCCGGAGCCGTTCACCGACATGAAGGACAAGTACTTCCTTCTCAACGGCCGCAGCTATCCGGACACTGTCGCGCAAGGTCCGATGCAAACGCCTGTTGCCGACGGCTCGCAACACATGTCGCAGCCGCTGCCCGCGCTGATCAACGTGCCGGCGGGCGGCCGGGTGCTGTTGCGCATTTCGGACCTCGACACGAGTGAATTCCAGACGCTCGCTTCGCTGGGCATTCCGATGCATGTCATCGGCGTCAACGCGCGCCTGCTGCGCGATCTCGCCGGCAACGACATGACCTATCTGACCAACTCGATCACGCTGGGCGGCGGCGAGTCGATCGACGTGATTCTCGACGCGAGCGACACCTCGCGCTACACGCCGGGGTCGATCTTCTATCTGTACACGCCGAACCTCGACCACCTGTCGAACGATGCCGAGAACTTCGGCGGATTGATGACGGAAGTCCACATCTGCCACGCGGTGGACCCGAGCACGAAGTCCTGCACCTAG